Proteins encoded together in one Agromyces sp. 3263 window:
- the nirD gene encoding nitrite reductase small subunit NirD, translating into MPPTIEMTTTWERTCEVDDLEPGWGEVALLGARQVALVRLAGDEVYAVDHYDPHTGAPVMARGIVGSRGDRPTIASPLHKEVYDLGTGECFTDAALALRTYRTRIVGGMIEVELDG; encoded by the coding sequence ATGCCGCCGACGATCGAGATGACGACCACCTGGGAGCGCACGTGCGAGGTCGACGACCTCGAACCCGGCTGGGGTGAGGTGGCCCTGCTCGGCGCACGACAGGTCGCCCTGGTCCGGCTCGCCGGCGACGAGGTGTACGCCGTCGACCACTACGACCCGCACACGGGCGCACCCGTCATGGCGCGCGGGATCGTCGGTTCCCGGGGCGACCGACCGACGATCGCCTCGCCGCTGCACAAGGAGGTCTACGACCTCGGCACCGGCGAGTGCTTCACCGACGCGGCGCTGGCGCTCCGCACGTACCGCACGCGCATCGTCGGCGGCATGATCGAGGTCGAGCTCGACGGATGA
- the nirB gene encoding nitrite reductase large subunit NirB, with translation MTETPHATPGVHDVLIVGGGPAAHRLADSLHARDGERTLRVTVVGEEAHRPYDRVALSTRLADAATDLTLEPTRMWDEGHTRLVTGERVTAIDASAGTATTSAGTLLRWDELVLATGSSAPVPDLPGSSHARVYRTVDDVDALVAETRDLAARHGRPAQVVVAGGGLLGLEAAGGLAKLGAHTAVVHSGGWLMSAQLDEGAGRALGRIIAAQGIGLHLGARPSAVVVEDDAVTAVELTNGRRIDCDLIVFAIGISPRDELARDLGLELGPRGGVAIDTACAASAPHIWAIGEVASFEGRCTGLVAPANAMAEVVADRLLGGAAEFTSVDDATKLKLSGVDVASFGDALARTEQALEIVYADPARGLYQKLVMTDDAKTLLGGIFVGDASPYASLRPLLGTQLSSEPAAYLSASGMEAPAGDELPAGALVCACNNVSAGTIRDAVAGGHADHVEACTDLGELKACTRAGTQCGSCVPLVKKLLESELTKAGITPSRALCEHFELSRQELFESIRVLELTSFDEIVARLGSGRGCDVCKPVVGSILATQHGSYILDGGRGSLQDTNDRAMANMQKDGTYSVVPRIPAGEITPQKLAVIAQVATDFGLYTKITGGQRIDLFGARLDQLPDIWKVLVDAGFESGQAYGKALRNVKSCVGSTWCRYGVQDSVAMAVQLELRYRGLRSPHKLKFGVSGCARECAEARAKDVGVIATDQGWNMYVGGNGGFQPAHAQLLAGDLDDETLLRYIDRYLMYYIRTADRLQRTARWIEDVDGGLDHVRDVVVNDSLGLAEELEQAMARHVDTYEDEWAATLADPDRLRRFRSFVNAPNTPDPSIARVPERDQFRPATAEERERGEAVLVAGTTIPVRGADA, from the coding sequence ATGACCGAGACCCCCCACGCCACTCCGGGCGTGCACGACGTCCTCATCGTCGGCGGCGGACCGGCCGCGCACCGACTCGCCGACAGCCTGCACGCCCGCGACGGGGAGCGCACCCTTCGAGTGACCGTCGTCGGCGAGGAGGCGCACCGGCCCTACGACCGCGTCGCGTTGAGCACCAGACTCGCGGATGCCGCGACCGACCTCACGCTCGAGCCGACCCGCATGTGGGACGAGGGGCACACCCGGCTCGTCACCGGCGAGCGCGTGACGGCCATCGACGCCTCCGCCGGCACCGCGACCACCTCGGCCGGCACGCTGCTGCGCTGGGACGAGCTCGTCCTCGCCACCGGGTCGAGTGCGCCCGTCCCCGACCTCCCCGGCTCCTCCCACGCTCGCGTGTACCGCACTGTCGACGACGTCGACGCGCTCGTCGCCGAGACCCGCGACCTCGCGGCTCGTCACGGCCGACCCGCGCAGGTCGTCGTCGCGGGCGGCGGCCTGCTCGGCCTCGAGGCGGCCGGCGGGCTCGCCAAGCTCGGCGCGCACACCGCCGTCGTGCACTCGGGCGGCTGGCTCATGTCGGCGCAGCTGGACGAGGGCGCCGGTCGTGCACTCGGACGGATCATCGCCGCGCAGGGCATCGGCCTGCACCTCGGCGCTCGCCCGTCGGCCGTGGTCGTCGAGGACGACGCGGTCACCGCCGTGGAGCTCACCAACGGCCGGCGCATCGACTGCGACCTCATCGTCTTCGCCATCGGCATCAGCCCTCGCGACGAACTCGCCCGCGACCTCGGGCTCGAGCTCGGGCCGCGCGGCGGCGTCGCCATCGACACGGCGTGCGCGGCATCCGCACCGCATATCTGGGCGATCGGCGAGGTGGCGAGCTTCGAGGGCAGATGCACGGGGCTCGTCGCGCCGGCCAACGCGATGGCCGAGGTGGTCGCCGACCGGCTGCTCGGCGGTGCGGCCGAGTTCACGAGCGTCGACGACGCGACGAAGCTGAAGCTGTCGGGCGTGGACGTCGCGAGCTTCGGCGACGCGCTCGCGCGAACGGAGCAGGCGCTCGAGATCGTCTACGCCGATCCGGCCCGCGGGCTCTACCAGAAGCTCGTGATGACTGACGACGCGAAGACGCTCCTCGGCGGCATCTTCGTCGGCGACGCGTCGCCGTACGCGTCGCTGCGGCCGCTGCTCGGCACCCAGCTGTCGAGTGAGCCGGCCGCCTACCTCTCGGCGTCGGGCATGGAGGCGCCAGCCGGCGATGAGCTGCCCGCGGGCGCCCTCGTGTGCGCGTGCAACAACGTGAGCGCGGGAACCATCCGCGACGCCGTCGCCGGTGGCCACGCCGACCACGTCGAGGCCTGCACCGACCTCGGCGAGCTGAAGGCCTGCACCCGCGCCGGGACGCAGTGCGGTTCGTGCGTGCCGCTCGTGAAGAAGCTCCTCGAGTCGGAGCTCACGAAGGCCGGCATCACGCCCTCGCGGGCGCTCTGCGAGCACTTCGAGCTCTCACGCCAGGAGCTGTTCGAGTCGATCCGGGTGCTCGAGCTCACCTCGTTCGACGAGATCGTCGCGCGCCTCGGCAGTGGGCGCGGGTGCGACGTCTGCAAGCCCGTCGTCGGGTCGATCCTCGCCACCCAGCACGGGTCGTACATCCTCGACGGCGGCCGTGGCAGCCTCCAGGACACGAACGACCGCGCCATGGCCAACATGCAGAAGGACGGCACCTACTCGGTCGTGCCGCGCATCCCCGCCGGCGAGATCACCCCGCAGAAGCTCGCGGTGATCGCCCAGGTCGCCACCGACTTCGGCCTCTATACGAAGATCACCGGCGGCCAGCGCATCGACCTGTTCGGGGCGCGGCTCGATCAGCTCCCCGACATCTGGAAGGTGCTCGTCGACGCCGGCTTCGAGTCGGGCCAGGCGTATGGCAAGGCGCTCCGCAACGTGAAGAGCTGCGTGGGCTCGACGTGGTGCCGCTACGGCGTGCAGGACTCCGTCGCCATGGCCGTGCAGCTGGAGCTCCGCTACCGCGGCCTCCGTTCACCGCACAAGCTGAAATTCGGCGTCTCGGGATGCGCTCGCGAATGCGCCGAGGCCCGCGCCAAGGACGTCGGCGTCATCGCGACCGACCAGGGCTGGAACATGTACGTGGGCGGCAACGGCGGGTTCCAGCCGGCGCACGCGCAGCTGCTCGCCGGGGACCTCGACGACGAGACGCTGCTGCGCTACATCGACCGCTACCTCATGTACTACATCCGCACGGCCGACCGCCTGCAGCGCACCGCACGCTGGATCGAGGATGTGGACGGCGGGCTCGACCACGTGCGCGACGTCGTCGTGAACGACTCGCTGGGCCTTGCCGAGGAACTCGAGCAGGCCATGGCCCGGCACGTCGACACCTACGAGGACGAGTGGGCGGCGACCCTCGCCGACCCCGACCGGCTCCGTCGCTTCCGGTCGTTCGTGAACGCCCCGAACACGCCCGACCCCTCCATCGCGCGGGTGCCGGAGCGCGACCAGTTCCGGCCCGCCACCGCCGAGGAACGGGAGCGCGGCGAGGCCGTGCTCGTGGCCGGGACGACCATCCCCGTGCGGGGAGCCGACGCATGA
- the cobA gene encoding uroporphyrinogen-III C-methyltransferase: MTGRVTLVGGGPGRADLLTVAAVRALGAADVVLYDRLAPYEALAEYAPTAELVDVGKRPGHHAIPQHEIEALLVEHALAGRHAVRLKGGDPYVLGRGSEEVLACHRAGVSVEVIPGVTSAVSVPGAAGIPLTHRGLSHLFTVVSGHAPLTATELEHLAGLGGTIVVLMGVNSLPSLTAGLARYGMQADMPVAIVERGFRPDQRTTIGSLTDIVVAAGRAGVTSPAVVVVGEVVRLAHDGDASAAELMERAAGFAAVAS; this comes from the coding sequence ATGACCGGCCGGGTGACCCTCGTCGGCGGCGGCCCGGGGCGTGCCGACCTCCTCACCGTGGCCGCCGTGCGCGCGCTCGGCGCGGCCGACGTGGTGCTCTACGACCGCCTCGCGCCGTACGAGGCGCTCGCGGAGTACGCGCCCACCGCCGAGCTGGTGGACGTCGGCAAGCGGCCCGGCCACCACGCCATCCCGCAGCACGAGATCGAGGCGCTCCTCGTCGAGCACGCGCTCGCCGGGCGGCACGCCGTGCGCCTGAAGGGCGGCGACCCCTACGTGCTCGGCCGCGGCAGCGAGGAGGTGCTCGCCTGCCATCGTGCCGGGGTGTCCGTCGAGGTCATCCCCGGCGTCACGAGCGCCGTCTCGGTGCCCGGGGCCGCGGGCATCCCCCTCACCCACCGTGGCCTCAGCCATCTCTTCACGGTCGTGTCGGGTCACGCGCCGCTCACGGCGACGGAACTCGAGCACCTCGCCGGGCTCGGCGGCACCATCGTCGTGCTCATGGGCGTCAACTCCCTTCCGTCGCTCACGGCCGGACTCGCACGGTACGGCATGCAGGCCGACATGCCCGTGGCCATCGTCGAACGCGGCTTCCGTCCCGACCAGCGCACGACCATCGGCTCGCTGACCGACATCGTCGTGGCCGCCGGCCGCGCCGGCGTCACCTCGCCGGCCGTCGTGGTCGTCGGCGAGGTCGTGCGCCTCGCGCACGACGGCGACGCGAGCGCCGCCGAGCTCATGGAACGCGCCGCCGGATTCGCGGCGGTCGCCTCATGA
- a CDS encoding uroporphyrinogen-III synthase, translating into MTDVIDCAPGFRPDQLEGFRIGVTSDRRSADLIDALARRGAQVLHAPTLRMANAVSDDPVIADTRAIIAARPDVLLATTAYGVRRWFEVADAAGLGEDLVDALSDTAILVRGPKARGGIRAAGLNDEGMSAEETTESLIDEVLATHPPGLTVAVQLHGFLNPSQLDRLRDAHDTVLTVEPYRWIETDEDDDRVDRLIDATCSGGLDCITFTSAPAVHALFSAAEARGRYDDLVDAMCGPVVAAAVGPVTAAPLVAAGIVPIQPERYRMGALIRLVCEHLESTRVIRLETRHGALALRGSVVDVADRRVSLAPVALMILRALVQARGSVVGRERLAAGLPGTNDEHALEVALSRLRQTIGVPGLIATVVKRGYRIDV; encoded by the coding sequence ATGACCGACGTCATCGACTGCGCGCCGGGCTTCCGGCCCGATCAGCTCGAGGGCTTCCGCATCGGCGTGACAAGCGACCGACGCTCCGCCGACCTCATCGACGCGCTGGCGAGGCGGGGCGCCCAGGTGCTGCACGCGCCGACGCTGCGCATGGCCAACGCCGTCTCCGACGATCCGGTCATCGCCGACACGCGCGCGATCATCGCGGCCCGACCCGACGTGCTCCTGGCCACGACGGCCTACGGCGTGCGGCGATGGTTCGAGGTGGCGGATGCCGCGGGCCTCGGTGAGGACCTCGTCGACGCACTGTCCGACACGGCGATCCTCGTGCGCGGGCCGAAGGCGCGCGGAGGCATCCGGGCCGCCGGACTCAACGACGAGGGCATGAGCGCCGAGGAGACGACGGAGTCGCTCATCGACGAGGTGCTCGCGACCCACCCGCCGGGCCTGACCGTCGCCGTGCAACTGCACGGGTTCCTGAACCCGTCGCAGCTCGACCGCCTGCGCGACGCCCACGACACCGTGCTCACGGTCGAGCCGTACCGGTGGATCGAAACGGACGAGGACGACGACCGGGTCGACCGGCTCATCGACGCGACCTGCTCCGGAGGCCTGGACTGCATCACGTTCACGAGCGCCCCCGCCGTGCACGCGCTGTTCAGCGCCGCCGAGGCGCGGGGGCGCTACGACGACCTCGTCGACGCCATGTGCGGCCCCGTCGTGGCGGCCGCGGTCGGCCCCGTGACCGCTGCGCCGCTCGTGGCGGCGGGCATCGTGCCCATCCAGCCGGAGCGCTATCGCATGGGCGCCCTCATCCGCCTCGTCTGCGAGCACCTCGAGTCGACGCGCGTCATCCGCCTGGAAACCCGGCACGGGGCGCTCGCGCTGCGCGGTTCGGTCGTCGACGTCGCCGATCGCCGCGTCTCGCTCGCTCCGGTCGCGCTCATGATCCTGCGCGCGCTCGTGCAGGCGCGGGGCTCGGTGGTCGGGCGGGAGCGGCTGGCCGCGGGGCTGCCGGGCACGAACGACGAGCACGCCCTCGAGGTGGCGCTCAGCCGCCTGCGCCAGACGATCGGGGTGCCGGGGCTGATCGCCACCGTGGTCAAGCGCGGCTACCGGATCGACGTGTGA
- a CDS encoding MFS transporter, with translation MTQTVSSAPPQAAAPLAADPSTTSTTSTTPTTAAPPLATRPGRWIDHWNPEDTAQWESVGRGIARRNLRWSIFAEFLGFVVWQLWSIVAVALPKAGFDLDTGQVFWLISIPSLVGATLRIPYSFLVPRFGGRNWTIVSAGLLLLPTIALAVCVSNPETPFGVLLLVAALAGFGGGNFASSMSNITFFYPQREKGWALGLNAAGGNLGASVAQFIVPIVITIGAGATLNVPLAGIIWVPLILVAMFGAYRYMDNLSSAKADFAGSAAALREPHLWMLSLLYIGTFGSFIGFASVFPKLIADQFPEFSAISVGGASVSLAFLGALVGSLARPYGGRLSDRFGGARITMAAFAVMGTVTLAVLLTLPVASFWLFLGLFLLLFAAAGIGNGSTYRMVPVVFAVRGGGAGDVSTQRKAAAALGLISAIGAYGGFLIPQALNLSFQSTGGYAAAFLGFVAAYVVLLVLTYVVYVRSSRLRDHKI, from the coding sequence ATGACGCAGACCGTGAGCAGCGCTCCCCCGCAGGCCGCCGCCCCCCTGGCCGCTGATCCGAGCACCACCTCGACCACCAGCACGACCCCGACCACCGCCGCTCCGCCGCTGGCGACCCGGCCCGGCCGCTGGATCGACCACTGGAACCCCGAGGACACTGCGCAGTGGGAGTCGGTCGGCCGGGGCATCGCCCGTCGCAACCTCCGCTGGTCGATCTTCGCCGAGTTCCTCGGGTTCGTGGTCTGGCAGCTCTGGTCGATCGTCGCCGTCGCGCTGCCCAAGGCCGGCTTCGACCTCGACACCGGCCAGGTGTTCTGGCTCATCTCGATCCCGAGCCTCGTGGGCGCGACGCTGCGCATCCCGTACTCGTTCCTCGTGCCCCGCTTCGGCGGTCGCAACTGGACCATCGTCTCGGCCGGCCTGCTCCTCCTGCCCACGATCGCCCTCGCGGTGTGCGTGTCCAACCCCGAGACGCCGTTCGGGGTGCTGCTCCTGGTGGCGGCGCTGGCCGGCTTCGGCGGCGGCAACTTCGCGAGCTCCATGTCGAACATCACGTTCTTCTACCCGCAGCGCGAGAAGGGCTGGGCGCTCGGCCTGAACGCCGCAGGCGGCAACCTCGGGGCATCCGTGGCCCAGTTCATCGTGCCGATCGTCATCACGATCGGCGCGGGCGCGACCCTCAACGTGCCCCTCGCCGGCATCATCTGGGTGCCCCTGATCCTCGTGGCCATGTTCGGCGCGTACCGGTACATGGACAACCTCTCGAGCGCGAAGGCGGACTTCGCCGGCTCCGCCGCAGCGCTCCGCGAGCCGCACCTCTGGATGCTGTCGCTCCTGTACATCGGCACATTCGGGTCGTTCATCGGCTTCGCGAGCGTCTTCCCGAAGCTCATCGCCGACCAGTTCCCCGAGTTCTCCGCGATCAGCGTGGGCGGGGCGTCCGTCTCACTCGCCTTCCTCGGCGCCCTCGTCGGGTCCCTCGCCCGCCCCTACGGCGGCAGGCTCTCCGACCGATTCGGCGGTGCCCGGATCACGATGGCCGCGTTCGCGGTCATGGGCACCGTGACCCTGGCCGTGCTGCTGACGCTCCCGGTGGCGAGCTTCTGGCTGTTCCTCGGCCTCTTCCTGCTGCTGTTCGCCGCGGCAGGCATCGGCAACGGCTCCACCTACCGCATGGTCCCCGTGGTCTTCGCGGTGCGCGGCGGCGGCGCCGGCGACGTGTCCACCCAGCGCAAGGCCGCGGCCGCCCTCGGCCTCATCTCCGCGATCGGCGCGTACGGCGGCTTCCTCATCCCGCAAGCGCTCAACCTCTCCTTCCAGTCCACCGGCGGCTACGCCGCCGCGTTCCTCGGCTTCGTCGCCGCCTACGTCGTGCTCCTCGTGCTCACCTACGTCGTCTACGTGCGGTCGAGCCGCCTCCGCGACCACAAGATCTGA
- a CDS encoding molybdopterin oxidoreductase family protein — translation MPRPAAPSHCPYCALQCAMTLTPTDAADDATAATPVTVTGRDFPTNRGGLCKKGWTSAELLRAPSRLGVPLLRGADGALHEATWEEALDFVAARLRGIRSAHGADAVGVFGGGGLTNEKAYLLGKFARLALGTSRIDYNGRYCMSSAAAAGNRAFGVDRGLPFPLEDLDGARTVLLLGTNVAETMPPFIGHLAGAQAAGGLVVVDPRRTATARLTDDGKGLHVQPAPGTDLALLLGLIHIVIAERLIDADYVAARTTGFESLRRSVASWWPARVQSVTGVAALTMKRLARRLASGDGTYILTGRGVEQHVDGTDTATAAINLALLLGLPGRAGSGYGTLTGQGNGQGGREHGQKCDQLPGYRKITDPDARAHVARVWGVAPEDIPGPGVPAVELLQSLGRPGGVRALLVHGSNLVVSSPNVERVRQGIARLDLLVVCDFFLSETAALADVVLPVTQWAEEEGTMTNLEGRVIRRRRAITPPAGVRDELWILSELARRLECDAAFDTDPERVFDELRAASEGGIADYSGIDYAMLDRGEAAYWPMPRGTVGTPRLFADRFAHPDGLARLVAVSVRESARPRPADGELTLVTGRLLEHYQSGAQTRRVPELLGAQPEAFASLHPATALRLGIDDGDPLELTNPRGTMRCRARLTTDIRPDDVFLPFHYGDAQAANLLTSDAVDPISSMPEFKTNVVRVTRVASRTEAGVPA, via the coding sequence ATGCCCCGTCCCGCCGCCCCCTCGCACTGCCCGTACTGCGCGCTGCAGTGCGCGATGACCCTCACGCCGACGGATGCCGCGGACGACGCGACCGCTGCGACGCCCGTGACCGTCACCGGCCGCGACTTCCCCACGAACCGCGGTGGCCTGTGCAAGAAGGGGTGGACGTCGGCGGAGCTGCTCCGGGCGCCCTCCCGCCTCGGCGTCCCGCTCCTGCGGGGCGCCGACGGCGCGCTGCACGAGGCGACGTGGGAGGAGGCGCTCGACTTCGTCGCGGCGCGGCTGCGCGGCATCCGCTCGGCGCACGGCGCGGACGCCGTGGGTGTCTTCGGCGGCGGCGGGCTCACGAACGAGAAGGCGTACCTGCTCGGCAAGTTCGCACGGCTCGCGCTCGGCACGAGCCGCATCGACTACAACGGCCGGTACTGCATGTCGTCGGCGGCGGCGGCCGGGAATCGCGCGTTCGGCGTCGATCGCGGCCTGCCGTTCCCGCTCGAGGACCTCGACGGGGCGCGTACCGTGCTCCTGCTCGGCACGAACGTGGCCGAGACGATGCCGCCGTTCATCGGGCACCTCGCGGGCGCGCAGGCCGCGGGCGGGCTCGTCGTCGTCGACCCCCGGCGCACGGCGACCGCACGCCTCACCGACGACGGGAAGGGCCTGCACGTGCAGCCGGCGCCGGGCACCGACCTCGCCCTGCTGCTCGGCCTCATCCACATCGTCATCGCCGAGCGCCTCATCGACGCCGACTACGTGGCTGCCCGCACGACCGGGTTCGAGTCGCTGCGCCGCAGCGTCGCGTCGTGGTGGCCGGCACGCGTGCAGTCGGTGACCGGCGTCGCGGCGCTCACCATGAAGCGGCTCGCGCGGCGCCTCGCGTCGGGCGACGGCACGTACATCCTCACCGGCCGCGGCGTGGAGCAGCACGTCGACGGCACCGACACCGCGACGGCCGCGATCAACCTTGCACTGCTTCTGGGCCTCCCGGGCCGGGCGGGCAGCGGCTACGGCACCCTCACCGGCCAGGGCAACGGGCAGGGCGGCCGCGAGCACGGGCAGAAGTGCGACCAGCTCCCGGGCTACCGGAAGATCACCGATCCCGACGCGCGTGCCCACGTGGCGCGCGTGTGGGGCGTCGCGCCCGAGGACATCCCCGGACCAGGGGTGCCGGCGGTGGAGCTGCTGCAATCGCTCGGGCGTCCGGGCGGTGTGCGCGCGCTGCTCGTGCACGGCTCCAACCTCGTCGTCTCGTCGCCGAACGTGGAACGCGTGCGCCAGGGCATCGCGCGGCTCGACCTCCTCGTGGTGTGCGACTTCTTCCTCTCCGAGACGGCGGCGCTCGCCGATGTCGTGCTCCCCGTCACGCAGTGGGCCGAGGAGGAGGGGACCATGACGAACCTCGAGGGCCGGGTCATCCGTCGCCGCCGTGCCATCACCCCGCCGGCGGGGGTACGCGACGAGCTGTGGATCCTCTCGGAGCTCGCCCGCAGGCTGGAGTGCGACGCCGCATTCGACACCGATCCCGAGCGGGTGTTCGATGAGCTCCGCGCCGCGTCGGAGGGCGGCATCGCCGACTACTCCGGCATCGACTACGCGATGCTCGACCGCGGCGAGGCGGCGTACTGGCCGATGCCGCGGGGCACCGTGGGCACGCCGCGCCTCTTCGCCGACCGATTCGCGCACCCCGACGGCCTCGCCCGTCTCGTGGCCGTGTCGGTGCGCGAGTCCGCGCGGCCGCGTCCGGCGGACGGCGAACTCACCCTCGTCACGGGACGGCTCCTCGAGCACTACCAGAGCGGCGCCCAGACCCGGCGGGTGCCCGAGCTGCTCGGCGCCCAGCCCGAGGCGTTCGCCTCGCTGCATCCGGCGACCGCACTGCGCCTCGGCATCGACGACGGCGATCCGCTCGAGCTCACCAACCCGCGCGGCACGATGCGCTGCCGGGCGAGGCTCACGACCGACATCCGACCCGACGACGTGTTCCTCCCGTTCCACTATGGCGACGCGCAGGCGGCCAACCTGCTGACGAGCGACGCGGTCGACCCGATCTCGTCGATGCCCGAGTTCAAGACCAACGTCGTGCGCGTCACCCGCGTCGCGAGCCGCACGGAAGCCGGGGTCCCCGCATGA
- a CDS encoding FAD-dependent oxidoreductase, whose protein sequence is MSALRIVLVGYGPVGARFVEELLPSVERGDVALTVVGGEQTEAYNRVLVAEYAVGNTDLDAMLVGDAAAVEAAGARMLLGVAATSIDRASRTVRLGTGEELPYDRLVLATGSRANVPTLDGVERHRRDLSSLEKYARQLVARDDELPEGITALRDLADAGRVLETVRARRRIIVLGAGVLGLELALAAAHAGAQVCVVHHGPHPMPRNLDRGGGQVLRAALRRTGITVIAHSRAEAVAFRTDENGRRRFDMLVTADGKQLRGDLLVLSCGVSPRNELATLAGLRTAVGVVVNERLQSWSDPDVYAIGDCAQVTPRTEELAGQRVLPGAPSGLIGPGWRQASWLAAAFTDEAAGRGADAAVPAERDPIVMLKAEHIDVVAVGEIAADPWDDDALHPRGRVSQWADPEHLRYVKMVTEDGVLTGFVSVGMPRTAAELTLLFERRGELPADRSLLLRFDGPDYDPAADTDAFAPTSTVCWCNGVTVGRIEESAACGNTTVECVGRDTRAGTGCGGCKGRIADVLARAAEADGTPSLTA, encoded by the coding sequence ATGAGCGCTCTGAGGATCGTCCTCGTCGGATACGGCCCCGTCGGCGCCCGCTTCGTCGAGGAGCTGCTGCCGTCGGTCGAGCGCGGCGACGTCGCACTCACGGTCGTCGGCGGCGAGCAGACGGAGGCCTACAACCGCGTGCTCGTCGCCGAGTACGCCGTCGGCAACACCGACCTCGACGCGATGCTCGTCGGCGATGCCGCCGCCGTCGAGGCGGCGGGTGCCCGCATGCTCCTGGGCGTCGCGGCGACCTCGATCGATCGGGCGTCGCGAACGGTGCGGCTCGGCACCGGCGAGGAGCTGCCCTACGACCGTCTCGTGCTGGCCACCGGATCGCGTGCGAACGTGCCGACCCTCGACGGTGTGGAGCGGCACCGCCGCGACCTGTCCTCGCTCGAGAAGTACGCGCGGCAGCTCGTGGCGCGCGACGACGAACTGCCCGAGGGCATCACGGCGCTCCGCGACCTCGCCGACGCCGGGCGGGTGCTCGAGACCGTGCGCGCTCGTCGCCGCATCATCGTCCTGGGCGCCGGCGTGCTCGGCCTCGAGCTCGCCCTCGCCGCGGCCCACGCCGGCGCGCAGGTCTGCGTCGTGCACCACGGCCCGCACCCCATGCCGCGCAACCTCGACCGCGGCGGCGGGCAGGTGCTGCGCGCAGCGCTGCGGCGCACGGGCATCACCGTCATCGCGCACAGCCGTGCGGAGGCGGTCGCGTTCCGCACGGACGAGAATGGCCGGCGCCGGTTCGACATGCTCGTCACCGCCGACGGCAAGCAGCTGCGCGGCGACCTGCTCGTCCTCTCCTGCGGCGTGAGCCCCCGCAACGAGCTCGCCACCCTGGCGGGCCTGCGCACCGCCGTCGGCGTCGTCGTGAACGAGCGGCTGCAGTCGTGGAGCGACCCCGACGTGTACGCGATCGGCGACTGCGCCCAGGTCACGCCGCGCACCGAGGAGCTCGCGGGCCAGCGCGTGCTGCCCGGCGCGCCGTCGGGGCTCATCGGACCCGGCTGGCGCCAGGCGTCGTGGCTCGCCGCCGCGTTCACCGACGAAGCCGCCGGCCGCGGGGCGGATGCCGCGGTGCCGGCCGAGCGAGACCCGATCGTCATGCTCAAGGCCGAGCACATCGACGTGGTCGCCGTCGGCGAGATCGCGGCCGACCCGTGGGACGACGACGCGCTGCATCCGCGCGGCCGCGTCTCGCAGTGGGCCGATCCCGAGCACCTCCGCTACGTGAAGATGGTGACCGAGGACGGCGTGCTGACGGGCTTCGTGAGCGTCGGGATGCCGCGCACCGCCGCCGAGCTCACGCTCCTGTTCGAGCGGCGTGGCGAGCTGCCCGCCGACCGCTCCCTGCTGCTGCGGTTCGACGGTCCCGACTACGACCCCGCGGCCGACACCGACGCGTTCGCGCCCACGAGCACGGTCTGCTGGTGCAACGGCGTCACCGTCGGGCGCATCGAGGAGTCGGCAGCGTGCGGCAACACCACCGTCGAGTGCGTGGGCCGGGACACGCGTGCCGGCACCGGGTGCGGGGGCTGCAAGGGCCGCATCGCCGACGTGCTCGCCCGGGCCGCCGAGGCGGACGGCACGCCGAGTCTCACCGCCTGA
- a CDS encoding CbiX/SirB N-terminal domain-containing protein has protein sequence MVGSSGAGLPDDRLGPHPLRLVAVTHGAPSAANREAVIRLVDAVASERPDVGVSISFVDASNADVAAALAADAEPDAVIVPLVLSAGFHVRTGLSLGLDRIGGGAQLAPELGPDERIVSVLADRLAALGLAEGDAVLLAAAGSNDPRAVRECFETARRLGQRLGRPVTVGFIAAAIPRLPDAIEMIREVHPGSRIVVGPYLLAPGTFYDAATAAGGDVIADPLLLPDRPAPRELVELVLERYAQVDADRRERA, from the coding sequence ATGGTCGGGTCGAGTGGTGCGGGCCTCCCCGATGATCGGCTGGGCCCCCATCCGCTCCGTCTCGTCGCCGTCACCCACGGGGCGCCGTCGGCCGCGAATCGCGAGGCCGTGATCCGACTCGTCGACGCGGTCGCCTCGGAGCGGCCCGACGTCGGCGTGTCCATCAGCTTCGTCGATGCCAGCAACGCGGATGTCGCGGCCGCTCTCGCGGCCGACGCCGAACCCGACGCGGTCATCGTGCCGCTGGTGCTCTCGGCGGGCTTCCACGTGCGCACCGGCCTGTCGCTCGGCCTCGACCGCATCGGCGGGGGCGCGCAGCTCGCCCCAGAGCTCGGACCCGATGAGCGCATCGTCTCGGTGCTCGCCGATCGGCTCGCGGCCCTCGGCCTCGCCGAGGGCGACGCCGTGCTCCTCGCCGCCGCGGGTTCGAACGACCCCCGAGCGGTGCGCGAGTGCTTCGAGACCGCGCGCCGGCTCGGCCAGCGACTCGGCCGGCCCGTGACGGTGGGGTTCATCGCCGCCGCGATCCCGCGACTGCCCGACGCCATCGAGATGATCCGCGAGGTGCATCCCGGCTCGCGCATCGTCGTGGGCCCGTATCTCCTGGCGCCCGGGACGTTCTACGACGCGGCGACCGCGGCCGGCGGCGACGTCATCGCCGATCCGCTGCTGCTGCCCGACCGCCCTGCGCCGCGCGAGCTCGTCGAGTTGGTCCTCGAGCGGTACGCGCAGGTCGATGCCGACCGCCGCGAGCGCGCCTGA